A part of Melittangium boletus DSM 14713 genomic DNA contains:
- a CDS encoding AAA family ATPase, with product MALSSFTVANYRSFLHPTTIELKPLTLLFGYNNSGKSALLRLLPLLADSVGEPRGAPLNLDSAAVRGAAFRDLCCQLSARRQIDFTLSWDGESGFSSVRNYQFSVLELPGPQAEVLPPVVNEFSAEYFLGQQGNAASLRGTWMPERAFPPPNRALYETWSKIQGHEETHLDSSPIAFRGIKPGSGEPLDPSLWMTVNALGMQLEPLRDEVQWLGSVRRVPHRSREFRGSAPPKLLEDGTGALEILVQDKLQGGPLLATVSAWFEKNTRQRLDVTEVAPRYYALTLGPLASPGIRVNVIDTGEGMAQVLPVLVLGAQARAQGTPSTVIVLEQPELHLHPRMHEPLADFFCEVAMQPNPPRALIETHSENFLQGLQLAIVEGRLDPAHVAVYWVQQLDDGCSTVKLITFNDMALPSYWPPDVFSEDTELSRRILKKRRQKEGR from the coding sequence ATGGCCCTTTCCTCGTTCACCGTTGCCAACTACCGCTCGTTCCTCCATCCCACCACCATCGAGCTCAAGCCCCTCACGCTGCTGTTCGGGTACAACAACTCGGGCAAGAGCGCGCTGCTGCGGCTGCTTCCTCTGCTCGCGGATTCGGTCGGCGAGCCACGGGGCGCTCCACTCAACCTCGACAGTGCGGCGGTACGGGGGGCCGCCTTTCGCGACCTGTGCTGCCAGCTCAGCGCGCGCCGGCAGATCGATTTCACGTTGAGCTGGGATGGCGAGAGTGGCTTTTCCTCGGTGCGGAACTACCAATTCTCGGTCCTCGAGCTGCCGGGTCCCCAAGCGGAGGTCCTGCCTCCGGTCGTCAATGAGTTCAGCGCTGAGTACTTCCTGGGTCAGCAAGGCAATGCCGCCTCCCTGCGCGGAACATGGATGCCCGAGCGGGCGTTTCCCCCGCCCAACCGCGCGCTCTACGAGACGTGGTCGAAGATCCAGGGACACGAGGAGACGCATCTCGACTCCAGCCCCATCGCCTTCCGAGGCATCAAGCCTGGCTCCGGGGAACCTCTCGACCCGTCCCTTTGGATGACGGTCAACGCCCTGGGAATGCAATTGGAGCCCTTGCGTGATGAGGTCCAATGGCTCGGGTCGGTTCGGCGTGTGCCCCATCGGAGCCGCGAGTTCCGGGGCAGCGCACCGCCCAAGCTGCTGGAGGATGGCACCGGAGCCCTGGAGATCCTCGTCCAGGACAAGCTCCAAGGGGGGCCACTGCTCGCCACCGTCTCCGCGTGGTTCGAGAAGAACACCCGGCAGCGCTTGGATGTGACCGAGGTCGCGCCTCGCTATTACGCGCTGACGCTCGGTCCCCTCGCGAGTCCAGGCATCCGGGTCAACGTCATCGATACGGGTGAGGGAATGGCGCAGGTCCTCCCCGTGCTGGTGCTCGGTGCACAAGCTCGCGCTCAGGGGACTCCGTCCACCGTCATTGTCCTCGAGCAGCCGGAGTTACACCTTCACCCGAGGATGCATGAACCACTCGCCGACTTCTTTTGCGAGGTCGCCATGCAACCCAATCCTCCTCGCGCCCTCATCGAGACGCACTCCGAGAACTTCCTCCAGGGGCTTCAGCTCGCCATCGTCGAGGGACGACTGGATCCTGCCCATGTCGCCGTGTACTGGGTCCAGCAGTTGGATGATGGATGCAGCACGGTCAAGCTCATCACGTTCAACGACATGGCCCTGCCCAGTTACTGGCCCCCGGATGTTTTTTCCGAGGACACGGAGCTGTCCCGACGCATCCTCAAGAAGCGGCGGCAGAAGGAGGGGCGATGA
- a CDS encoding response regulator encodes MQNEQEGARVRGRVMIVDDDVMVSSALRRTLAREHDVEVVTSSRQALELLSGPKGAEVDVVLCDLMMPDLTGMELHEQLSVAAPNVARRMVFVTGGAFTPAARAFMDQVKNARVDKPFDSQQLREQVREWVVKARSGMEPGQAA; translated from the coding sequence ATGCAAAATGAGCAGGAGGGTGCGCGCGTGCGTGGCCGGGTAATGATCGTGGATGACGATGTGATGGTGAGTTCCGCGCTGCGGCGCACGCTGGCGCGCGAGCACGACGTGGAGGTCGTGACGAGCTCCCGTCAGGCCCTGGAGTTGTTGTCGGGCCCGAAGGGCGCGGAGGTGGACGTCGTCCTCTGCGATCTGATGATGCCGGACCTCACGGGCATGGAGCTGCACGAGCAGCTGTCGGTGGCCGCGCCCAATGTGGCCCGCCGCATGGTGTTCGTCACCGGTGGCGCCTTCACTCCCGCGGCGCGCGCCTTCATGGATCAGGTGAAGAACGCGCGGGTGGACAAGCCCTTCGACTCGCAGCAACTGCGCGAGCAGGTGCGCGAGTGGGTGGTCAAGGCGCGCAGTGGCATGGAGCCTGGCCAGGCGGCGTGA
- a CDS encoding DUF262 domain-containing protein, translated as MATPAYLSEPQIQSLSRLLQEILEGNLRLPLFQRDFVWSNNQRSDLLNSVRDGIPIGSALVWRTATRKLECFEAIGPHRLPDRSGMEGILHSYLLDGLQRLSTLLGSIYPRSPETRAVSTERSIGQELNWDLYYDLEERVFRFQEGDEAPASTWQPLWLTLDSIGLLRFQRELAKHPDAERLIAASDELVSAFRDYKIPVLAIVTEDLEQATRIFHRINSRGTPMGEFHMMQALTWREGFDLRERLTLAKVRLKERGWEPEPEEDLFLDVCKAALDLDVFEEAVEALSKRLQAEPRVIDEATDNVLHAVSFLQQECGILSAELLPTRYQLILLADAMRTWRAAGSPAEVKRHLIRWFWLTTYGSTFRAVNGSKLQRLLLHLRRLASGETTQVADEIGPYIPSLPERFHYRSARSKVLALHLARLGPRSVSGQPIEGPTALLARHGADAIIPLFRNHSESANRILVRPDEAQAMREMLQGKTLLRCSDEMLASHAISPEAANALYAQDIERFLALRGETLTALDNEFIKALFIEEVAYTPATPST; from the coding sequence ATGGCAACTCCCGCCTACCTCAGTGAACCGCAGATCCAATCCTTGTCCCGGCTGCTCCAGGAGATCCTGGAGGGCAACCTGCGCCTTCCCCTCTTCCAACGGGACTTCGTCTGGTCGAACAACCAGCGCTCCGATCTGCTCAACAGCGTGCGGGATGGAATCCCCATTGGAAGCGCGCTGGTCTGGCGCACCGCGACTCGCAAATTGGAATGCTTCGAGGCGATCGGGCCCCACCGCCTCCCCGACCGCTCGGGAATGGAGGGGATTCTCCACAGCTATCTCCTGGATGGTCTCCAACGGCTCTCGACCCTCTTGGGCAGCATCTACCCACGTTCCCCGGAGACCCGAGCGGTCTCGACCGAGCGGTCCATCGGGCAGGAGCTGAATTGGGATCTCTATTACGATCTGGAGGAACGGGTCTTCCGGTTCCAAGAGGGGGATGAGGCTCCGGCCTCCACGTGGCAGCCGCTCTGGCTGACGCTCGACAGCATCGGGTTGCTGCGCTTCCAACGCGAATTGGCGAAGCACCCGGATGCCGAGCGGCTCATCGCCGCTTCGGATGAACTGGTGAGTGCCTTTCGCGACTACAAGATCCCGGTCCTCGCCATCGTGACCGAGGATCTGGAACAAGCCACCCGCATCTTCCATCGAATCAACAGCCGGGGAACTCCCATGGGCGAGTTCCACATGATGCAGGCGCTCACCTGGCGTGAGGGATTCGATCTTCGGGAACGGCTCACGCTCGCCAAGGTCCGGCTCAAGGAGCGAGGGTGGGAGCCGGAGCCGGAGGAAGATCTATTCCTGGATGTCTGCAAGGCGGCGCTGGACCTCGATGTCTTCGAGGAGGCTGTCGAGGCGTTGAGCAAGCGGCTCCAGGCCGAGCCGCGGGTCATCGATGAGGCAACGGACAATGTCCTGCATGCCGTCAGCTTCCTCCAGCAGGAGTGCGGAATCCTCTCCGCCGAGTTGTTGCCCACCCGTTACCAACTCATCCTGCTGGCCGATGCGATGAGGACATGGCGGGCAGCGGGCTCTCCGGCCGAGGTGAAACGGCACCTGATTCGGTGGTTCTGGCTGACCACCTACGGCAGTACCTTCAGAGCCGTCAACGGAAGCAAGCTTCAGCGTCTTCTTCTCCACCTGCGACGGCTCGCGAGTGGAGAGACCACCCAGGTCGCCGATGAGATCGGCCCCTATATCCCCTCACTGCCCGAACGATTCCACTACCGCTCCGCTCGATCCAAGGTGCTTGCCCTCCATCTGGCTCGACTCGGACCCCGGAGCGTGTCCGGACAACCCATAGAGGGCCCCACGGCTCTGCTGGCGAGGCACGGTGCCGATGCCATCATTCCTCTCTTCCGGAATCACTCCGAGTCCGCCAACCGCATCCTTGTCCGTCCCGATGAAGCCCAGGCGATGCGAGAAATGCTTCAGGGCAAGACCCTGTTGCGTTGCTCCGATGAGATGCTGGCGAGTCACGCCATTTCTCCCGAGGCCGCCAACGCCCTCTACGCCCAGGACATCGAACGTTTCTTGGCGTTGCGCGGGGAGACGCTGACGGCACTCGACAACGAGTTCATCAAGGCTCTTTTCATCGAAGAGGTCGCGTACACCCCTGCGACTCCCTCAACCTGA
- a CDS encoding ImmA/IrrE family metallo-endopeptidase, with product MTETIPRVSLKALRTKPESIGTFIDSILSLPPPVDVDSIIQGLGVPVISSTPPEMGDKLPDELADALIVDLDSMRIDSVLELGEEGARIFMNRDNPPTRQRFTLAAFLYHLLWASPGVYVRTSDGYQSKLKSGSMDFASEFLMPDAWLTQVLEGPTPPRTEELAGLFGVSPGAMKARLRNYYERVFPAAEKPWRELGIPPRASLEEAERAYLDLIHQHRPELFAALPPEYGELATRRRGDIQASWAELQLQHALRLPGGIPFVETVPSLTEIATVLKEAHALISTRGWCQKVRARDGYGKKQVRFDNERAGQFSIVGAVLRAAASNSGAGDIAMAVIAKAAACPASPESLQAWNDAPERTRAEVLGAIDAALAFSAPKPTSR from the coding sequence ATGACGGAAACCATTCCCCGGGTTTCGTTGAAAGCACTCCGCACGAAGCCCGAGAGCATCGGCACTTTCATCGATTCGATTCTCTCCCTCCCGCCTCCCGTGGACGTCGACAGCATCATCCAAGGCCTGGGCGTGCCGGTGATTTCATCCACTCCCCCGGAAATGGGAGACAAGCTCCCGGATGAGCTCGCGGACGCATTGATTGTCGACCTCGACTCGATGCGCATCGACTCCGTCCTGGAGCTCGGCGAGGAGGGCGCGAGAATCTTCATGAATCGCGACAACCCGCCCACCCGGCAGCGCTTCACCCTGGCGGCGTTCCTCTACCATCTGCTCTGGGCGTCACCGGGCGTGTATGTGCGCACCTCGGATGGCTACCAATCGAAGCTCAAGTCGGGCTCCATGGACTTCGCCTCCGAGTTCCTGATGCCCGATGCCTGGCTGACCCAGGTGCTTGAAGGACCGACCCCACCCAGGACAGAAGAACTCGCGGGTTTGTTCGGGGTTTCTCCGGGGGCGATGAAGGCGCGGCTCCGGAACTATTATGAACGGGTCTTCCCCGCGGCGGAGAAGCCCTGGCGTGAGTTGGGTATTCCGCCACGCGCCTCGCTGGAGGAAGCGGAACGGGCCTATCTCGACCTCATCCATCAACACAGGCCCGAGTTGTTCGCCGCACTGCCCCCGGAGTACGGAGAGCTGGCCACACGGCGACGCGGCGACATCCAGGCGTCCTGGGCGGAGCTTCAATTGCAACATGCGTTGCGCCTGCCCGGAGGAATCCCCTTTGTCGAAACGGTGCCCTCGCTGACGGAGATCGCCACGGTGCTCAAGGAGGCCCACGCGTTGATCTCGACTCGCGGCTGGTGTCAGAAGGTCAGGGCGCGTGATGGGTATGGAAAGAAGCAGGTTCGTTTCGACAACGAGCGCGCGGGTCAATTCAGTATCGTGGGCGCAGTACTGAGAGCCGCCGCCTCGAACAGCGGTGCGGGTGACATCGCAATGGCTGTCATCGCCAAGGCCGCGGCGTGTCCGGCCAGTCCCGAGAGCTTGCAGGCCTGGAATGACGCACCCGAGCGGACTCGCGCCGAGGTGCTCGGTGCGATCGACGCGGCCCTCGCCTTCTCCGCTCCGAAGCCCACCTCCCGCTGA
- a CDS encoding SIMPL domain-containing protein, protein MSSSRRAALLSALLLALPLPALAQPRPPPAATQAATTQERTIRVEGKGEAKAAPDEAFLELAVETQAATAQAASEANAKKMEKVLTALVQAGLVRKDLETSNFAVFPDFEPPPRPDVAPKQRGYRVTNTVRAHVRDLGRVGSFLDVALKAGANRVDSVRFGLSKPDAVRDAALRDAVERARQSGQVLATALGVKLGTILDASTISEPVRVFPMARLAMAESADASATTPIQPQEQTVEATVTLIFAIEPGGK, encoded by the coding sequence ATGTCGTCGTCTCGCCGCGCCGCCCTGCTCTCCGCGCTGTTGCTCGCTCTGCCCCTTCCCGCCCTGGCCCAACCCCGTCCTCCCCCGGCGGCGACCCAGGCGGCCACGACGCAGGAGCGGACGATCCGCGTGGAGGGCAAGGGCGAGGCGAAGGCGGCACCGGACGAGGCCTTCCTCGAGCTGGCCGTGGAGACACAGGCCGCGACGGCCCAGGCCGCCTCCGAGGCCAACGCGAAGAAGATGGAGAAGGTGCTCACCGCGCTGGTGCAGGCGGGACTGGTGCGCAAGGACCTGGAGACGAGCAACTTCGCCGTGTTTCCGGACTTCGAGCCCCCGCCGCGCCCGGACGTGGCGCCCAAGCAGCGCGGCTACCGGGTGACGAACACGGTGCGGGCGCACGTGAGGGATCTCGGGCGCGTGGGCTCGTTCCTGGACGTGGCGTTGAAGGCGGGCGCCAACCGGGTGGACTCGGTGCGCTTCGGATTGAGCAAGCCGGACGCGGTGCGCGACGCCGCCCTGCGGGACGCGGTGGAGCGGGCCCGTCAGTCCGGGCAGGTGTTGGCGACGGCGCTCGGCGTGAAGTTGGGGACCATCCTGGACGCGAGCACCATTTCCGAGCCCGTGCGCGTCTTCCCCATGGCGCGCCTCGCCATGGCCGAGAGCGCGGACGCCTCCGCCACGACGCCCATCCAGCCGCAGGAGCAGACGGTGGAGGCGACGGTGACGCTCATCTTCGCCATCGAGCCCGGGGGGAAGTAG
- a CDS encoding carbohydrate kinase family protein, producing the protein MARTSGDLDAVVAGCIGVDTNVYLYGADIDFEVEANFSRNIDCVGQAGGYSSLGFASLGRPTAFIGSVGRDWHGEHIRQELARAGIESLLFDDPLGTHRSVNFMYRDGRRKNFYDGKGQMEVRPDLDACRALLSRARVLHVHLENWCRDLLPLARQLGVVISCDLQDLTALDDPYRRDFIEQADFLFFSTVNFPDPHEAIAWLRREHPERLVIGGMGARGCVLGSAEGARFFPPVDLDAPVVDTNGAGDALAVGFLTGHVLEGRAPEDALLRGQIAARHLCAQESGRKQPIRAAHLDERFHSLRR; encoded by the coding sequence ATGGCACGAACGAGCGGGGACCTCGACGCGGTGGTCGCTGGCTGCATCGGGGTGGACACCAACGTCTACCTCTACGGCGCCGACATCGACTTCGAGGTCGAGGCCAACTTCTCGCGGAACATCGACTGTGTCGGACAGGCGGGAGGCTACTCGTCACTGGGATTCGCGAGCCTGGGCCGGCCCACGGCCTTCATCGGCTCGGTGGGCCGCGACTGGCATGGCGAGCACATCCGCCAGGAACTGGCACGGGCGGGCATCGAGTCCCTGCTGTTCGATGATCCGCTCGGCACGCACCGCAGCGTCAACTTCATGTATCGCGACGGGCGGCGAAAGAACTTTTACGACGGCAAGGGGCAGATGGAGGTCCGCCCCGACCTCGACGCCTGCCGCGCCCTGCTCTCGCGTGCTCGCGTGCTGCACGTGCACCTGGAGAACTGGTGCCGCGACTTGTTGCCACTCGCGCGCCAGCTCGGCGTGGTCATCTCGTGTGACCTCCAGGACCTCACCGCCCTGGACGATCCATACCGCCGCGACTTCATCGAGCAGGCCGACTTCCTCTTCTTCTCCACGGTGAACTTCCCCGACCCGCACGAGGCCATCGCCTGGCTGCGAAGGGAGCACCCGGAGCGGCTCGTCATCGGGGGGATGGGCGCGCGGGGCTGCGTGCTGGGCAGCGCGGAGGGAGCCCGCTTCTTTCCCCCCGTGGACCTGGACGCGCCCGTGGTCGACACCAACGGCGCGGGAGACGCGCTGGCGGTGGGCTTCCTCACGGGACACGTCCTGGAAGGCCGCGCGCCCGAGGACGCTCTCCTCCGAGGGCAGATCGCCGCGCGGCATCTCTGCGCCCAGGAGTCCGGACGGAAGCAGCCCATCCGCGCCGCCCACCTGGACGAGCGGTTCCACTCCCTCCGGCGCTAG
- a CDS encoding PDR/VanB family oxidoreductase: MSQDSLRLRVQRIAPEAEGILSYELVSPEGGALPAFEAGAHLDVQVPGGLTRQYSLCNDPAETHRYVIAVQKDAGGRGGSRAMHEQVREGDELTVSPPRCSFPLLYARGYVLVAGGIGITPLLSMARALQRQDAPWHLHYCTRSPERTAFRELLTSPAFAHNVTLHHDNGDPAQQLDMKALLTRRSGGHRLYCCGPAPLMRAVREATNHHEWPREKVHFEAFSAEGVGAVGAQADIEFEVVVRSSGASYAVPPGSTVLQVLRQNGLRVPSDCEAGTCGACITRVLDGEPEHRDTFLPEAQRAARCNMMVCVSRARSRQLVLDL, translated from the coding sequence ATGTCACAAGACAGTCTGCGCTTGCGCGTCCAACGAATCGCGCCCGAGGCAGAAGGCATTCTCTCCTATGAACTCGTCTCTCCAGAGGGCGGTGCCCTGCCCGCCTTCGAGGCGGGCGCTCACCTGGACGTCCAGGTCCCCGGAGGCCTCACGCGGCAGTACTCGCTCTGCAATGACCCGGCGGAGACGCACCGCTACGTCATCGCCGTGCAGAAGGACGCGGGAGGCCGGGGCGGCTCACGGGCCATGCACGAGCAGGTCCGCGAGGGTGACGAGCTCACCGTGAGCCCGCCCCGCTGCTCCTTCCCACTCCTGTACGCGCGCGGCTACGTGCTGGTGGCGGGCGGCATCGGCATCACGCCTCTCCTGTCCATGGCCCGGGCACTCCAGCGCCAGGACGCGCCCTGGCACCTGCACTACTGCACCCGCTCGCCCGAGCGCACGGCGTTCCGCGAGCTGCTCACCTCGCCCGCCTTCGCCCACAACGTCACCCTGCACCATGACAACGGCGACCCGGCCCAGCAGTTGGACATGAAGGCGCTGCTCACCCGGCGCTCGGGCGGCCACCGCCTGTATTGCTGCGGCCCCGCTCCGCTGATGCGCGCGGTGCGCGAGGCCACCAACCACCACGAGTGGCCTCGCGAGAAGGTGCACTTCGAGGCCTTCTCCGCCGAGGGCGTGGGCGCCGTGGGCGCGCAGGCCGACATCGAATTCGAGGTGGTGGTGCGCAGCTCGGGCGCGTCCTACGCGGTGCCGCCAGGGAGCACGGTGCTCCAGGTGCTGCGCCAGAATGGCCTGCGCGTGCCGAGCGACTGCGAGGCGGGCACCTGTGGCGCCTGCATCACCCGCGTCCTCGACGGCGAGCCCGAGCACCGGGACACCTTCCTGCCCGAGGCCCAGCGCGCCGCGCGCTGCAACATGATGGTGTGCGTGTCGCGCGCCCGCTCCCGCCAGCTCGTGCTGGACCTGTAG
- a CDS encoding mechanosensitive ion channel family protein — protein sequence MDAILNQLNSLALTEALPFLLKLTSALVLWFVGRSVITGFQRVLHLALQKRKLDATLIRYVESLFSSALTILLLLGLLGMLGIETTSFAALLAAAGIAIGSAWSGLLSNFAAGVFLLVLRPFRVGDEISSAGVSGIVQEIGLFVTAVDTQDNLRIFVGNGQLLGDNIVNYSHHPHRRLSIRVPVQHGCDLGAIKRALEARVAGVPDVMQQPPVSIEVAEFTTTGLVLAVQAWCVPRDANAVQDNMGFAIQEALAISGYGLPMPAPASQAIPKAG from the coding sequence ATGGACGCAATCCTCAATCAGCTCAACTCCCTCGCGCTCACCGAGGCGCTGCCCTTCCTGCTCAAGCTCACCAGCGCGCTCGTGCTGTGGTTCGTGGGGCGCTCGGTCATCACCGGCTTCCAGCGCGTGCTGCACCTCGCCCTGCAGAAGCGCAAGCTCGACGCCACGCTCATCCGCTACGTCGAGTCCCTCTTCTCCAGCGCCCTCACCATCCTCCTGCTGCTCGGCCTGCTGGGAATGCTCGGCATCGAGACGACGTCGTTCGCCGCCCTGCTCGCGGCGGCGGGCATCGCCATCGGCTCGGCCTGGTCGGGGCTGCTCTCCAACTTCGCCGCCGGCGTCTTCCTGCTCGTGCTGCGGCCCTTCCGGGTGGGCGATGAGATCAGCTCGGCGGGAGTCTCTGGCATCGTGCAGGAGATCGGCCTGTTCGTCACCGCCGTGGATACGCAAGACAACCTGCGCATCTTCGTCGGCAACGGGCAGCTCCTCGGCGACAACATCGTCAACTACAGCCACCACCCCCACCGCCGCTTGAGCATCCGGGTGCCGGTGCAACACGGCTGCGACCTCGGGGCGATCAAACGCGCGCTGGAGGCCCGCGTCGCGGGAGTTCCCGACGTGATGCAGCAGCCCCCCGTCTCCATCGAGGTGGCGGAGTTCACCACGACCGGGCTCGTGCTCGCGGTGCAGGCCTGGTGCGTTCCCCGCGACGCCAACGCCGTGCAGGACAACATGGGCTTCGCCATCCAGGAGGCCCTGGCCATCTCGGGCTATGGCCTCCCCATGCCGGCACCGGCGAGCCAGGCCATCCCCAAGGCGGGCTAG
- a CDS encoding B-box zinc finger protein, with protein sequence MRSGTSAFRVRVEGPGSRGADMVLARAFQLPLEAARQLLAEPRVLPRDLGEEEARALAEALRQHGVDCEPVPVVGQSRAVCGAHPGLASELPCEDCRELVCVLCRGSEGRALCARCAALRARRARAKWVRVSVLLGVLVAIALWGLSRHRTRERRLEWNRPLQVAVVLLARGEVSAPVREAWREGLARLEDWAGREAERYRADPGSPIHFVLAGPVEPERQPLYPQPAAEVMVGEVPLGEAEGRLAESLDEVRVGPVTAKALRWRE encoded by the coding sequence GTGAGGAGCGGGACGAGCGCCTTCCGGGTGAGGGTGGAGGGGCCGGGCTCGCGGGGGGCGGACATGGTGCTGGCGCGGGCGTTCCAGCTGCCCCTGGAGGCGGCGCGCCAGTTGTTGGCCGAGCCGCGGGTGTTGCCCAGGGATCTGGGGGAAGAGGAGGCGCGCGCGCTGGCGGAGGCCCTGCGCCAACACGGTGTGGACTGCGAGCCGGTACCGGTGGTGGGCCAGTCCCGCGCCGTGTGTGGTGCCCACCCGGGGCTGGCCTCGGAGCTGCCCTGTGAGGACTGCCGCGAGCTGGTGTGTGTGCTGTGCCGGGGCTCGGAGGGTCGGGCGCTCTGCGCTCGGTGCGCGGCGTTGCGGGCGAGGCGGGCGCGGGCCAAGTGGGTGCGCGTGTCGGTGTTGCTCGGGGTGCTGGTGGCGATCGCTCTCTGGGGGCTGTCACGCCACCGCACGCGGGAGCGGCGCTTGGAGTGGAACCGGCCGTTGCAGGTGGCGGTGGTGTTGCTCGCGCGGGGCGAGGTCTCGGCGCCGGTGCGGGAAGCGTGGCGGGAGGGGCTGGCGCGTTTGGAGGACTGGGCCGGGCGCGAGGCGGAGCGCTACCGGGCGGACCCGGGCTCGCCCATCCACTTCGTGCTGGCGGGGCCGGTGGAGCCCGAGCGCCAACCGCTCTACCCACAACCCGCGGCGGAGGTGATGGTGGGCGAGGTGCCGCTGGGCGAGGCCGAGGGTCGCCTGGCCGAATCCCTGGACGAGGTGCGCGTGGGGCCCGTCACGGCGAAGGCGCTGCGCTGGAGGGAGTGA
- a CDS encoding SEC-C domain-containing protein produces MIGGDEGVEWGLLVQRLVRTALGSELQESLIQELEEKGSAVVPVVLEALETERDEDARSALLRVLAGCGARDERILAALLAQLREEAIPGAVNLVTYGDPRAIEPLARMLEDYPLTDDVMDVFAQQTVLELAVAILDLGGRLSEAQRAKADRAWRYGAPLRAALRKAFHKKPGRNEPCWCGSGVKYKKCHLGEDALTGRGCRPAVSGRRWAPRGRHTAHE; encoded by the coding sequence ATGATCGGGGGTGACGAAGGGGTGGAGTGGGGGTTGCTGGTGCAACGGCTCGTGCGCACCGCGCTGGGTTCGGAACTCCAGGAATCGCTCATCCAGGAGCTGGAGGAGAAGGGATCGGCGGTGGTTCCCGTCGTCCTGGAGGCGCTCGAGACGGAGCGGGACGAGGACGCGCGCTCCGCGTTGCTGCGCGTGCTGGCGGGCTGTGGTGCGCGGGATGAGCGCATCCTCGCGGCGCTCCTGGCGCAGCTTCGGGAGGAGGCGATTCCGGGAGCGGTCAACCTGGTGACCTACGGCGACCCGCGGGCGATCGAGCCCCTGGCCCGGATGCTGGAGGACTATCCCCTGACGGATGACGTGATGGATGTGTTCGCCCAGCAGACGGTGCTGGAACTGGCGGTTGCCATCCTCGACCTGGGGGGGAGGCTGAGCGAGGCGCAGCGCGCGAAGGCCGATCGGGCGTGGCGTTATGGCGCCCCCTTGCGCGCCGCTCTCCGGAAGGCGTTCCACAAGAAGCCCGGACGCAACGAGCCGTGCTGGTGCGGCAGTGGGGTGAAGTACAAGAAGTGCCACCTGGGTGAGGATGCCCTGACGGGGAGGGGTTGTCGTCCGGCCGTGAGTGGGCGACGGTGGGCTCCACGAGGGAGGCACACGGCGCATGAGTGA
- a CDS encoding NAD(P)H-dependent flavin oxidoreductase, whose protein sequence is MNAPNASSPWLQLAARLGVEHPFIQAPMAGVSTAEMVAAVSNAGGLGSLGAGYLAPEALRQLARRVRELTDRPYAINLFAPLPPPEEVAAGPMLELLARYYTELGLGAPQPPAFTLPPFEEQVDAVLESGARVFSFTFGIPPASALARLRERGLVLMGTATTVREARLLEAAGVDAIVAQGSEAGGHRGTFAGPFEDALVGTLALVPQMVDAVGLPVVASGGLMDGRGIAAARILGAAGVQLGTAFLTCPESGAPEAHKAALRSAREDETVVTRAFSGRPARGLANDFSREVGAARAAILPFPLQHGATTPLRSAAAARGDARFLAMWAGQGVTLSRSLPAAELTRELIADAERRLGGHG, encoded by the coding sequence ATGAACGCGCCCAACGCTTCCAGTCCCTGGCTTCAGCTCGCCGCGCGGCTCGGGGTCGAGCATCCCTTCATCCAGGCGCCGATGGCGGGTGTCTCGACCGCGGAGATGGTCGCCGCCGTGTCGAACGCGGGGGGACTTGGCTCGCTCGGGGCCGGCTATCTCGCGCCGGAGGCCCTGCGGCAGTTGGCGCGTCGCGTGCGGGAACTCACGGATCGGCCGTACGCCATCAACCTCTTCGCGCCGCTGCCTCCGCCAGAAGAGGTCGCCGCCGGTCCCATGCTGGAATTGCTGGCCCGGTACTACACCGAGCTCGGGCTCGGAGCGCCCCAGCCTCCCGCCTTCACGTTGCCGCCCTTCGAGGAGCAGGTCGACGCCGTCCTGGAGAGCGGCGCGCGGGTGTTCAGCTTCACCTTCGGGATTCCTCCCGCGTCGGCGCTCGCGCGGCTGCGGGAGCGGGGCCTGGTGCTCATGGGCACGGCGACGACGGTGCGGGAGGCCCGGCTGCTCGAGGCCGCGGGCGTGGACGCCATCGTCGCGCAGGGCAGCGAGGCGGGAGGCCATCGCGGCACCTTCGCGGGTCCTTTCGAGGACGCCCTGGTGGGGACGCTCGCCCTGGTGCCGCAGATGGTGGACGCCGTGGGCCTGCCGGTGGTGGCGAGCGGAGGGCTGATGGATGGACGGGGAATCGCCGCGGCGCGGATTCTCGGGGCGGCGGGGGTGCAGTTGGGCACGGCGTTCCTCACCTGCCCGGAGTCGGGTGCCCCCGAGGCCCACAAGGCGGCCCTGCGGAGCGCGCGCGAGGATGAGACGGTGGTGACGAGGGCCTTCTCCGGGCGTCCGGCGCGAGGGCTCGCCAATGACTTCTCGCGCGAGGTGGGCGCGGCTCGGGCCGCCATCCTGCCCTTTCCCCTCCAGCATGGAGCGACGACTCCCCTGAGGAGCGCCGCGGCGGCGCGGGGAGACGCGAGGTTCCTGGCGATGTGGGCGGGGCAGGGGGTGACGTTGTCGCGGAGCCTTCCGGCGGCGGAGCTGACGCGCGAGTTGATCGCCGACGCCGAGCGGCGACTGGGAGGACACGGGTGA